A genomic stretch from Penicillium digitatum chromosome 4, complete sequence includes:
- a CDS encoding zf-CSL-domain-containing protein, producing MIPPCDPSILEHNPQFKRLYENLTTSLLNPDASTRVQSASPARTAVVQELKQCQTLNAKKRIKEQMLRQLAFAPDSNLPAECRDNLAIVTLYLETPSSAIEPTTPKPETEPKKPDEALTLLAPDIEVFYKNIPAIITPLSKTISSAIQDLRALSTASTDPATALDADTSAPQHSNHNARAQARDRRVRTSMAPVPPLSSTLQARVRALRHTQLSELPVARRKMAATAAEVVAVRARVLERTVVTLERAKHGALARATKAKAEHLAVVAQGVEGKLEVTKLEIAATLYTPETLAALARYRQHLRQTRERLQHRRKMTVQELRAYGDVEMSDPVTDIQADEGSFADIARRYGVLAREVEDVKMEIARLEN from the exons ATGATTCCTCCCTGCGACCCATCTATTCTTGAGCACAACCCTCAATTCAAACGACTATATGAGAATTTAACAACCTCCCTCCTCAATCCAGATGCCTCAACGCGTGTTCAAAGCGCGAGTCCAGCCCGCACAGCTGTGGTGCAA GAGCTGAAGCAATGCCAAACTCTCAATGCCAAAAAACGAATCAAAGAGCAAATGCTCCGGCAATTGGCCTTCGCCCCAGACAGCAACCTGCCCGCGGAG TGCCGCGATAACCTTGCTATAGTTACCCTTTACTTGGAGACCCCATCCAGCGCAATCGAACCCACAACCCCAAAGCCAGAAACCGAACCCAAGAAACCAGATGAAGCACTCACCCTCCTAGCCCCCGACATTGAAGTCTTCTACAAGAATATCCCGGCCATCATAACACCCCTTTCTAAAACCATCTCATCCGCCATTCAGGACTTACGCGCTCTATCAACCGCAAGTACAGACCCAGCCACCGCGCTCGATGCAGACACCTCAGCCCCACAGCATTCCAATCACAACGCTCGCGCTCAAGCGCGCGACCGTCGAGTCCGGACCTCGATGGCGCCAGTCCCACCGCTCTCTTCAACACTGCAGGCGCGGGTGCGTGCGTTGCGCCACACACAGCTATCCGAGCTGCCAGTCGCTCGGCGGAAGATGGCTGCTACAGCGGCGGAGGTCGTTGCCGTACGGGCGCGAGTCTTGGAGCGCACTGTTGTGACTCTGGAACGGGCAAAGCATGGGGCTTTGGCGCGTGCGACGAAAGCTAAGGCGGAGCATTTGGCTGTTGTTGCGCAGGGGGTGGAGGGGAAATTAGA GGTTACGAAACTGGAGATTGCGGCTACGCTGTATACGCCAGAAACACTTGCTGCTCTTGCTCGATATAGGCAGCATCTGAGGCAGACGAGGGAACGCCTGCAGCACCGCCGGAAAATGACGGTTCAAGAGCTGAGAGCTTATGGTGATGTGGAGATGTCTGACCCGGTTACCGACATCCAGGCGGATGAAGGATCTTTCGCGGATATTGCTCGTCGATATGGGGTTCTGGCAAGAGAGGTCGAAGACGTAAAGATGGAAATTGCACGATTAGAGAATTGA